One Mycobacteroides salmoniphilum DNA segment encodes these proteins:
- a CDS encoding acyltransferase family protein, whose amino-acid sequence MSRRAVAAYESFLATKKFGALDGLRALSVLAVIWHHTSGTPGPKISHSGFMGVDFFFAISGFLITTLLIRERDRTSDVSLRNFYARRALRIFPLYYAVLALYVLLVLATERGTPKGERFLGNLPAFLTYTVNWFVDLSTGTSVPFYFSWSLSTEEQFYLLWPPLLAGALVLSKGRIWAPLIVLLALVAVSAGTGVFFDARVLPWRILASLSLPILLGAAFAIVVNTRGGYARVAAVLGWRWSAPAVFAAMIAALWFGAPLWSIQILMAVTVVAVSIREDTLMHPVLSWRPLAFIGVISYGIYLMHMLCANVVRRIVHEEQGLTLCAATTILVIAVAYLSFRYFETPLLRVKRRFESSAERAGDELSRTAGV is encoded by the coding sequence GTGTCGCGACGGGCAGTGGCTGCTTATGAATCGTTTCTCGCCACGAAGAAATTCGGGGCGCTGGACGGCTTGCGGGCGCTGAGTGTGCTGGCGGTGATCTGGCACCATACGTCCGGGACGCCCGGTCCGAAGATCTCGCACAGCGGATTCATGGGCGTCGACTTCTTCTTCGCGATCAGTGGCTTTCTCATCACCACCTTGCTGATTCGTGAGCGTGATCGCACATCCGACGTATCGCTGCGAAACTTCTACGCGCGCAGGGCATTACGTATATTCCCGCTGTACTACGCGGTGCTGGCCCTATACGTCCTGCTGGTGTTGGCCACCGAACGCGGTACCCCGAAGGGGGAACGATTCTTGGGGAACCTGCCGGCATTCCTGACCTATACCGTCAACTGGTTCGTGGACCTGTCCACCGGCACGTCGGTGCCATTCTATTTTTCCTGGTCGCTGTCCACGGAGGAACAGTTCTATCTGCTGTGGCCGCCGCTGTTGGCCGGGGCCCTGGTGCTGAGCAAGGGAAGGATCTGGGCGCCGCTCATCGTGCTCTTGGCACTGGTAGCGGTTTCGGCCGGAACCGGCGTGTTCTTCGATGCGCGCGTGCTGCCCTGGCGCATCCTGGCGAGCTTGTCGTTGCCCATCCTGCTCGGCGCGGCTTTCGCGATCGTCGTCAACACCCGCGGTGGCTACGCGCGGGTCGCCGCGGTGCTGGGCTGGCGGTGGTCGGCCCCGGCGGTGTTCGCGGCGATGATTGCCGCGCTGTGGTTCGGTGCGCCGCTATGGTCGATCCAGATCCTCATGGCCGTCACCGTCGTCGCCGTCTCCATCCGCGAGGACACCCTCATGCATCCGGTACTGAGCTGGAGACCCCTCGCGTTCATCGGTGTGATCAGCTACGGCATCTACTTGATGCACATGTTGTGTGCCAACGTCGTACGCCGAATAGTCCACGAGGAACAGGGGCTGACGCTGTGCGCCGCAACGACGATCCTCGTCATCGCCGTTGCCTATCTGAGCTTTCGATACTTCGAGACGCCCTTGCTGCGCGTTAAGCGCCGCTTCGAATCATCCGCCGAGCGGGCCGGAGACGAACTCTCCCGCACTGCTGGGGTCTAA
- a CDS encoding DNA repair helicase XPB, which translates to MTDGPLIVQSDKTVLLEVDHDQADAARQAIAPFAELERAPEHVHTYRITPLALWNARAAGHDAEQVVDALVTFSRYAVPQPLLVDIVDTMARYGRLQLVKHPAHGLMLVSLDRAVLEEVLRHKKIAPMFGARIDDDTVQVHPSERGRVKQMLLKIGWPAEDLAGYVNGEAHPISLAEDGWELRDYQQMATDSFWAGGSGVVVLPCGAGKTLVGAAAMAKAQATTLILVTNTVAGRQWKRELIARTSLTEEEIGEYSGERKEIRPVTIATYQVITRRTKGEYRHLELFDSRDWGLIVYDEVHLLPAPVFRMTADLQSRRRLGLTATLIREDGREGDVFSLIGPKRYDAPWKDIEAQGWIAPAECIEVRVTLTENERMIYATAEADERYKLCSTAHTKINVVKSILARHPGVPTLVIGAYLDQLDELGTELDAPVIQGSTKNAEREALFDAFRRGEIATLVVSKVANFSIDLPEAAVAVQVSGTFGSRQEEAQRLGRLLRPKADGGQAYFYSVVSRDTLDAEYAAHRQRFLAEQGYGYRITDADDLLGPAIG; encoded by the coding sequence ATGACCGATGGACCGCTGATCGTCCAGTCCGATAAAACCGTGCTGCTGGAGGTCGATCACGACCAGGCAGACGCGGCGCGCCAGGCGATCGCCCCCTTCGCCGAGCTCGAACGCGCACCCGAGCACGTGCACACCTACCGCATCACGCCGCTGGCGCTGTGGAACGCCCGCGCCGCCGGGCACGACGCCGAGCAGGTGGTCGATGCCCTCGTCACCTTCTCCCGTTACGCGGTGCCGCAGCCGCTACTGGTGGACATCGTCGACACCATGGCCCGCTACGGGCGCCTCCAGCTCGTCAAGCATCCCGCGCACGGTCTCATGCTGGTGAGTCTGGATCGCGCAGTGCTCGAAGAGGTGTTACGGCACAAGAAGATCGCCCCCATGTTCGGCGCCCGCATTGATGACGACACCGTGCAGGTGCACCCCAGCGAGCGTGGCCGGGTCAAGCAGATGCTACTCAAGATCGGTTGGCCCGCAGAGGATCTCGCCGGATATGTGAACGGCGAAGCCCACCCGATCAGTCTGGCCGAGGATGGCTGGGAGCTCCGGGACTATCAACAGATGGCAACCGACTCGTTCTGGGCGGGCGGTTCCGGTGTGGTGGTGCTGCCCTGCGGGGCCGGTAAGACGCTCGTGGGCGCCGCCGCGATGGCGAAGGCACAGGCGACCACCCTGATCCTGGTCACCAACACCGTGGCCGGGCGGCAGTGGAAACGTGAACTCATCGCGCGAACCTCCTTGACCGAAGAGGAGATCGGCGAATACTCCGGCGAGCGCAAGGAGATTCGGCCGGTCACCATCGCCACCTATCAGGTGATCACCCGGCGCACCAAGGGCGAGTACCGCCACCTGGAGCTGTTCGACAGCCGGGACTGGGGCCTGATCGTGTACGACGAGGTGCATCTGCTGCCCGCTCCGGTGTTCCGGATGACGGCAGATCTGCAGTCGCGGCGCCGCCTCGGCCTCACCGCCACTCTTATCCGGGAGGACGGCCGCGAGGGCGACGTCTTCAGCCTCATCGGCCCCAAACGCTATGACGCGCCATGGAAAGACATTGAGGCACAAGGCTGGATAGCCCCCGCCGAGTGCATCGAGGTACGGGTCACCCTCACCGAGAACGAGCGGATGATCTACGCGACGGCCGAGGCCGACGAGCGGTACAAACTGTGCTCGACGGCCCACACGAAGATCAACGTGGTGAAGTCGATTCTGGCCCGCCATCCGGGAGTGCCGACGTTGGTGATTGGCGCCTACCTGGATCAGCTCGACGAATTGGGAACCGAGCTGGACGCCCCGGTGATCCAGGGCTCCACCAAGAACGCCGAACGTGAAGCACTCTTCGACGCTTTCCGGCGCGGCGAGATCGCTACCCTGGTGGTCTCCAAGGTGGCCAACTTCTCCATTGACTTACCGGAAGCAGCTGTGGCTGTTCAGGTTTCGGGTACATTCGGCTCACGTCAAGAAGAAGCACAACGGCTTGGACGGCTGCTCCGTCCGAAGGCCGACGGCGGCCAGGCCTACTTCTATTCGGTGGTATCCCGCGACACCCTCGATGCCGAATACGCAGCGCACCGGCAGCGGTTCCTGGCCGAACAGGGCTACGGCTATCGGATCACCGATGCCGACGATCTACTCGGACCCGCGATCGGTTAG
- a CDS encoding DUF2628 domain-containing protein, with protein MTTPQDRSTLADIWQRRFAFYDQYAAAPTKEEANAIFRAGSFWTRVRLTSNFLAFFFGPIYFFVKGMWRKGLVLLGLSVGLGVVLGVVGASDSVTRAFSFGFAALFMGIANQAYYLHWVRQSESWNPFEGVR; from the coding sequence GTGACGACACCACAAGACCGCAGCACCCTGGCCGACATTTGGCAGCGCCGGTTCGCGTTCTACGACCAGTACGCCGCGGCGCCGACAAAAGAAGAGGCAAACGCCATCTTCCGGGCGGGGTCGTTTTGGACGCGTGTCCGGTTAACCAGTAATTTCCTTGCCTTTTTCTTTGGCCCGATCTACTTCTTCGTCAAGGGGATGTGGCGCAAGGGCCTGGTGCTGCTGGGGCTCAGTGTGGGTCTCGGCGTCGTGCTGGGGGTGGTGGGCGCTTCCGACAGTGTGACGCGCGCATTCTCCTTCGGCTTTGCTGCGCTGTTTATGGGCATCGCCAACCAGGCGTACTACTTGCACTGGGTGCGACAGAGCGAATCGTGGAACCCGTTCGAGGGTGTCCGCTGA
- a CDS encoding helicase-associated domain-containing protein, producing MSDDAALTGFAAWLRRLPDEQLVRLVRLRPDLASPPPASLAALAGRALSRQSVRAATDNLDFLTLAVLDALLVARADVTGTPVSEVLTQVDGRATELQVRTTLDRLRELALVWGDRELHLAAETRLGLPWVVGQVISEQTPDSYDAARAALAATDERGMELLQALITGSPIGRTRDAAPDAPPDRPVQRLLAAGLLQRIDDETVLLPRFVAQLLRGEEPDRLQPPATETTTATQAEANAAAAGAALDLLREVGLLLDELGVNPAPQLRSGGLGVREVKRLAKATGIDDTRMGLLLEVLAAAELIAVGDPDVQTDAEGWHWAPTTQADRFAELPTSTRWLRLMSAWLMLAARPDLIGKRTSEDKPIAALSDSLRSTAAPHDRKLLLEILGELKPGQGLRAEETSRVMRWRRPRWGARLGVEPVTALLFEATTLGVIGRGALTTHVRTFLDSSGDEATTLAAMEKALPAPIDHFLVQADLTVVAPGPLTREVELELAAMADLESAGAASVFRVSDASIRRALDSGRTATSLHSFFGSRSKTPVPQSLTYLIDDVARRHGQLRAGVASSFLRCDDVALLTQVMASVLAEDLGLRLLAPTVAVSLAPLAELVAGLRAAGYAPAAEDATGTIVELRVHRARVTPQPHRMGWTPPVLSEPAAAAVVKALRAAGDHDGIRIEPSHAVALLQQSAKAQTSVLIGYVDPAGVASSRVVNPISVRGGQLSAFDTAAGRIRDFAIHRITAVSPPS from the coding sequence ATGAGTGACGATGCGGCGTTGACTGGCTTTGCGGCGTGGTTACGCCGTTTGCCCGATGAACAGTTGGTGCGGCTGGTCCGGCTGCGACCCGATTTGGCGTCGCCGCCTCCGGCGTCGCTGGCCGCCCTGGCGGGCCGGGCGCTGTCGCGCCAATCGGTACGCGCAGCCACCGACAACCTGGACTTTTTGACTCTGGCGGTCCTGGATGCGCTGCTGGTGGCCCGTGCGGACGTCACCGGCACTCCGGTCTCGGAGGTACTCACTCAGGTCGATGGCCGCGCCACTGAACTGCAGGTGCGCACCACCTTGGACCGGCTGCGCGAGCTCGCACTGGTGTGGGGGGATCGCGAACTGCATCTGGCGGCAGAGACACGGTTGGGGCTGCCCTGGGTGGTCGGACAGGTGATCAGCGAGCAGACCCCCGACTCCTACGACGCGGCGCGGGCCGCACTGGCGGCGACCGACGAGCGCGGGATGGAGCTGCTGCAGGCACTCATCACGGGATCGCCCATTGGCCGCACCCGGGACGCCGCACCCGATGCCCCGCCGGATCGTCCGGTGCAGCGGCTGCTCGCCGCCGGCCTGCTGCAGCGGATCGACGACGAGACGGTGCTACTGCCGCGGTTCGTGGCACAGCTGCTCCGCGGTGAGGAGCCCGACCGGCTGCAGCCACCGGCCACCGAGACAACGACGGCGACCCAGGCCGAAGCCAACGCCGCCGCCGCGGGGGCGGCACTTGATCTGCTGCGTGAGGTGGGTCTGCTGCTCGACGAACTCGGGGTCAACCCCGCTCCTCAGCTGCGCAGCGGTGGCCTGGGCGTGCGCGAGGTCAAACGGCTGGCGAAGGCGACGGGTATCGATGACACCCGGATGGGGCTGCTGCTGGAGGTGCTGGCTGCCGCCGAGCTGATCGCGGTGGGTGACCCCGACGTGCAGACCGATGCCGAGGGCTGGCACTGGGCGCCGACCACCCAGGCCGACCGCTTCGCCGAGCTGCCGACCTCGACCCGCTGGTTGCGGCTGATGTCGGCGTGGTTGATGCTGGCGGCCCGACCCGACCTGATCGGCAAGCGCACCAGCGAGGACAAACCGATAGCGGCCCTTTCGGATTCGCTGCGGTCGACGGCGGCCCCGCATGACCGCAAGCTGCTCTTGGAGATCCTCGGTGAGCTGAAGCCCGGGCAGGGGTTGCGGGCCGAGGAGACATCCCGGGTGATGCGGTGGCGTCGTCCGCGCTGGGGCGCACGGCTGGGCGTGGAACCGGTGACGGCCCTGCTGTTCGAGGCGACGACGCTGGGCGTGATCGGGCGCGGCGCGTTGACGACACATGTCCGGACCTTCCTGGACAGCAGCGGCGATGAGGCGACGACGCTGGCCGCGATGGAGAAGGCGTTACCCGCCCCCATCGACCACTTTCTGGTGCAGGCCGATCTCACCGTCGTCGCACCCGGCCCATTGACGCGCGAGGTAGAGCTCGAACTGGCCGCGATGGCGGACCTCGAATCAGCGGGGGCGGCCAGTGTCTTTCGGGTCAGTGACGCGAGCATCCGGCGTGCGCTGGATTCGGGACGGACCGCGACCTCACTGCACAGTTTCTTCGGCTCGCGATCCAAAACCCCTGTCCCCCAATCGCTCACCTACCTCATCGACGATGTCGCGCGTCGACATGGACAGCTTCGGGCCGGAGTGGCCAGCTCATTCCTGCGCTGCGATGACGTGGCCCTGTTGACGCAGGTGATGGCGTCGGTGCTGGCGGAGGATCTGGGGCTGCGGCTGCTGGCCCCGACCGTCGCGGTGTCACTGGCCCCGCTGGCCGAGTTGGTGGCTGGGCTACGCGCGGCGGGCTACGCTCCCGCCGCCGAGGATGCCACCGGAACCATCGTCGAACTCCGGGTGCACCGCGCCCGGGTGACTCCGCAGCCGCACCGGATGGGTTGGACGCCACCGGTACTCAGTGAGCCCGCGGCCGCCGCAGTGGTCAAGGCATTGCGCGCGGCGGGCGATCACGACGGCATCCGCATCGAGCCGTCGCATGCGGTGGCGCTGCTACAGCAGTCCGCCAAGGCCCAGACCAGCGTGCTCATCGGGTACGTAGACCCGGCCGGGGTGGCGTCCTCGCGAGTGGTCAATCCGATCAGCGTGCGCGGTGGGCAGCTGTCGGCCTTCGACACCGCCGCCGGGCGGATCCGCGACTTCGCGATTCACCGCATCACCGCGGTCTCGCCGCCGTCCTGA
- the moaC gene encoding cyclic pyranopterin monophosphate synthase MoaC, with the protein MSDGLRDSGSSQPDRLSHIDEHGSAHMVDVSAKQATAREAVAAGCFVTTPEVLTLLADGTLPKGDAIATARLAAIMAAKRTSELIPLCHQIPLTGIDVDFEIDAAAGSIQITAIARTNDRTGVEMEALTAVTVAGLTLHDMVKAVDPASRIDDVRVLRKEGGKTGTWTRP; encoded by the coding sequence GTGTCCGACGGTCTTCGCGATAGCGGCTCATCCCAGCCTGACCGTCTCTCTCATATCGACGAGCACGGATCCGCCCACATGGTCGACGTCTCGGCCAAACAGGCCACCGCCCGCGAGGCGGTCGCGGCCGGATGCTTCGTCACCACTCCGGAAGTCCTGACGCTGTTGGCCGACGGCACGCTGCCCAAGGGTGATGCCATCGCCACCGCCCGGCTCGCCGCCATCATGGCCGCCAAACGCACCAGCGAGCTCATTCCGCTGTGTCACCAGATACCACTCACCGGCATCGACGTGGACTTCGAGATTGACGCGGCCGCGGGATCCATTCAGATCACCGCCATCGCGCGCACCAACGACCGCACCGGGGTCGAGATGGAAGCGTTGACCGCCGTGACGGTCGCCGGATTGACATTGCATGACATGGTCAAGGCGGTCGATCCGGCATCGCGCATCGACGATGTCCGAGTGCTGCGTAAAGAGGGCGGCAAGACCGGAACATGGACTCGACCCTGA
- a CDS encoding MogA/MoaB family molybdenum cofactor biosynthesis protein, giving the protein MDSTLRSARVIVASTRAATGQYPDKTGPVIVEWLGAQDFRVGEPIVVPDGDTVGAAIRAAVSDGVSLVITTGGTGLSPTDATPEQTAPLLDYQIPGLADAIRRSGLPTVPTSILSRGVCGVAGRTLVVNLPGSTGGVRDGLAVLDGVLGHALDQIGGGDHV; this is encoded by the coding sequence ATGGACTCGACCCTGAGATCCGCGCGGGTGATCGTGGCCTCCACTCGGGCGGCCACCGGTCAGTACCCCGACAAAACCGGACCCGTCATCGTCGAATGGCTTGGCGCACAAGATTTCCGTGTTGGAGAGCCGATCGTCGTGCCCGATGGCGACACGGTGGGAGCGGCGATCCGCGCCGCGGTTTCCGATGGAGTTTCGTTGGTCATCACCACCGGCGGCACCGGGCTCTCACCCACCGACGCCACACCCGAACAGACCGCGCCACTGCTGGACTACCAGATTCCCGGCCTGGCCGATGCCATCAGACGCTCCGGGCTGCCGACCGTGCCCACCAGCATTCTGTCCCGCGGCGTGTGTGGAGTTGCCGGCCGCACCCTGGTGGTCAACCTGCCCGGCTCCACCGGCGGGGTGCGCGACGGACTCGCGGTGCTCGACGGCGTGCTGGGCCATGCACTGGACCAGATAGGCGGGGGTGATCACGTATGA
- a CDS encoding molybdenum cofactor biosynthesis protein MoaE: MSASVSRALLTAERISLIEHEQLVDHESAGATVGFVGNVRDHDGGKTVLRLEYSAHPSAQQVLTDVVQRIAAEAEGVRAVAVSHRIGALTVGEAAFVVAVSADHRRQAFTTCQRLVDDVKAALPVWKHQFFADGSNEWVGSA; this comes from the coding sequence ATGAGCGCTAGCGTCTCTCGTGCGCTGTTGACCGCGGAGCGCATCTCGCTGATCGAGCACGAGCAACTCGTCGATCACGAATCTGCGGGAGCCACAGTCGGATTCGTGGGCAATGTGCGCGACCACGACGGCGGCAAGACGGTGCTGCGGCTCGAGTATTCGGCACATCCGTCGGCCCAGCAGGTGCTGACCGACGTGGTACAGCGCATCGCCGCCGAGGCAGAGGGTGTGCGCGCGGTGGCGGTGAGCCACCGCATCGGCGCGCTGACGGTAGGCGAGGCGGCCTTTGTGGTGGCGGTGAGCGCCGACCATCGCCGTCAGGCATTCACCACCTGCCAGCGCCTCGTCGACGACGTCAAGGCGGCGCTGCCGGTATGGAAGCACCAGTTTTTCGCCGATGGCAGCAACGAATGGGTGGGCTCGGCCTGA
- a CDS encoding lipase family protein, which yields MSTSVQPKHRAEAPAPQIFPHPGKRPAHPADDPFHVPPDGFGAAAPGTVLRARPVDIGFLGLRRQRVAAWQLLYRSTDPHGAPEVSVTTVLVPAGHDPHSPRLLAYQCAINSSERSCFPSYCLLQGARGPFANPQIELLLMAAALRQGWIVSVADHGGQPGRYVVARQPGYHVLDGLRATLQFAELRLPADTAIGLWGYSGGGLASSWTAEMAPDYAPELNIVAAALGSPASDPSKILERADGGLFAGLGIAAISALRGSYPALDSVLTEHLTCRGEEVMATVRGLSTGQAVGRYAMRNFDRFVDLPIAELMALPDVVAMSEDLRLGKVAPTCPVYIYTAVHDQLVGIDEVDRQAQFYATHGADVTYRRDRLSEHLSLVILGAPAALRWLAQRLEGMAPESGARTVNSMLGSTPALWTMAVMSAAAARVFAGRQL from the coding sequence ATGAGCACTTCCGTGCAACCGAAACACCGCGCTGAGGCGCCGGCGCCCCAGATCTTCCCGCACCCCGGTAAGCGCCCGGCGCATCCCGCCGATGATCCGTTCCACGTTCCGCCCGACGGTTTCGGGGCCGCGGCACCGGGAACAGTTCTGCGTGCCCGCCCTGTGGACATCGGATTCCTGGGGCTGCGGCGCCAGCGAGTGGCCGCCTGGCAGCTGCTCTATCGGAGCACCGATCCGCATGGCGCGCCTGAGGTTTCGGTCACTACCGTGCTGGTCCCCGCCGGTCATGATCCGCACTCGCCACGTCTGCTGGCGTACCAATGCGCGATCAACTCGAGCGAGCGATCCTGCTTTCCTTCCTACTGCCTGCTACAGGGTGCGCGTGGACCGTTCGCCAACCCGCAGATCGAATTGCTACTGATGGCCGCCGCGTTGCGCCAGGGCTGGATCGTGAGCGTCGCCGACCATGGCGGGCAGCCCGGGCGTTATGTCGTCGCGCGCCAACCCGGCTACCACGTACTCGACGGTCTGCGGGCCACGTTGCAGTTCGCCGAACTGCGGCTTCCTGCCGATACCGCAATTGGATTGTGGGGGTATTCCGGTGGTGGGCTTGCCAGTTCGTGGACCGCGGAGATGGCACCGGACTATGCCCCCGAACTCAACATTGTCGCGGCGGCGTTGGGCTCGCCGGCCTCGGACCCCAGCAAGATCCTGGAGAGGGCTGACGGAGGGTTGTTCGCGGGGCTGGGCATCGCCGCGATCTCTGCTCTGCGCGGAAGCTACCCCGCATTGGATTCTGTTCTGACGGAGCACCTTACGTGTCGGGGTGAGGAGGTCATGGCGACCGTACGGGGGCTCTCGACGGGTCAGGCTGTTGGGCGGTACGCAATGCGCAACTTCGATCGCTTTGTGGACTTGCCGATCGCCGAACTGATGGCGCTGCCCGACGTCGTCGCGATGAGCGAGGACCTCCGCCTGGGTAAGGTGGCGCCGACGTGCCCGGTGTATATCTACACCGCAGTACATGACCAGCTCGTCGGCATCGATGAGGTGGATCGCCAGGCCCAGTTCTACGCCACACACGGCGCCGATGTTACGTACCGGCGTGACCGCCTCAGCGAGCATCTATCTCTGGTGATACTGGGTGCACCGGCCGCCCTGCGGTGGCTGGCGCAACGCCTGGAGGGAATGGCACCCGAATCCGGCGCCCGCACTGTGAATTCCATGCTCGGCTCCACGCCCGCGCTATGGACCATGGCGGTGATGTCGGCTGCGGCGGCCCGCGTGTTCGCGGGCCGCCAGCTGTAG
- a CDS encoding class I SAM-dependent methyltransferase produces MTAPTQNTFEDLYRESVKDGGPIIPWDSQDAKPRIKELALLGAVRGDVLDIGCGLGDNAIYLARQGFNVTALDFAPSAIQQAKGRAASAGVTVDFQVADATELDGWDGRFDTVIDSGVYHCFDHEGHAKYASALHRATRPGARWYIWCFAQGGVHGIPTPFQNALQAEDIEEVLLANGWNVLQLNPTTMAAPKAEFLNAIRGTYRGDPERLERLEQDLDDPLLYIPVYTVIAERA; encoded by the coding sequence ATGACCGCACCCACTCAGAACACGTTCGAGGATCTGTACCGAGAAAGTGTCAAGGACGGCGGGCCCATCATCCCGTGGGATTCCCAGGATGCCAAACCCCGCATCAAGGAGCTGGCCCTGCTCGGCGCGGTCCGCGGAGACGTCCTGGATATCGGCTGCGGCCTTGGCGATAATGCCATTTACCTTGCTCGGCAAGGTTTTAACGTCACCGCACTGGACTTCGCCCCCTCCGCGATCCAGCAGGCCAAGGGCCGGGCGGCCTCCGCCGGCGTCACCGTCGACTTCCAGGTCGCCGACGCCACCGAGCTCGACGGCTGGGACGGACGGTTCGACACCGTGATCGACAGCGGCGTATACCACTGTTTCGACCACGAGGGACACGCGAAGTACGCGAGCGCGCTGCACCGTGCCACGCGCCCCGGAGCACGTTGGTACATATGGTGTTTCGCCCAGGGCGGCGTGCACGGCATCCCGACCCCGTTCCAGAACGCTCTGCAGGCAGAGGACATCGAAGAGGTGCTACTCGCCAACGGATGGAACGTACTGCAGTTGAACCCGACGACCATGGCGGCGCCAAAGGCGGAGTTCCTCAACGCGATTCGCGGCACCTACCGCGGAGATCCCGAGCGGCTGGAGCGGCTGGAACAGGATCTCGACGATCCGCTGCTCTATATCCCCGTGTACACGGTCATCGCCGAACGGGCGTAA
- a CDS encoding class I SAM-dependent methyltransferase has product MTAPTTPPDVPSQETFEAVYNGKPMVGGAPAAGVPWDIRDAQPRIKELAAYGALRGDILDIGCGLGENSIYLTQQGLSVTGLDFSPSAIEQAKQRAAVAGVTVNLQVADATKLDGWDAQFDTAIDSAVYHCFDHDGHQQYAKALHRATRPGARWFIACFGDGTVNGIAMPFGVQDPEEIKSVLSEANWNIQYFGRTTYLGSRTAFVGAALAGIDPEQMPADMRERYQRPGVADKAQKTFERLQQLDDDMIHMPFFNIVAERD; this is encoded by the coding sequence ATGACGGCACCGACCACTCCCCCGGACGTTCCCAGTCAAGAAACATTCGAAGCGGTCTACAACGGCAAACCCATGGTCGGCGGCGCCCCCGCGGCGGGCGTGCCCTGGGATATCAGGGATGCGCAACCACGAATCAAAGAGCTCGCCGCCTATGGCGCGTTGCGCGGAGACATCTTGGACATCGGCTGCGGTCTCGGTGAAAACTCGATCTATCTCACCCAGCAAGGACTCTCGGTCACCGGCCTCGACTTTTCTCCTTCGGCCATCGAACAGGCGAAGCAACGGGCCGCCGTCGCGGGCGTAACCGTCAACCTCCAGGTGGCCGACGCGACCAAGCTCGATGGCTGGGACGCACAGTTCGATACCGCCATCGACAGCGCCGTGTATCACTGTTTCGACCACGATGGCCATCAGCAGTATGCGAAGGCACTACACCGGGCCACCCGGCCGGGGGCACGCTGGTTCATCGCCTGCTTTGGTGATGGCACCGTGAACGGCATCGCGATGCCATTCGGCGTGCAAGATCCCGAGGAGATCAAGAGCGTGTTGTCCGAAGCCAACTGGAACATCCAATACTTCGGCCGAACAACATATCTCGGATCCCGGACGGCCTTCGTCGGTGCCGCACTGGCCGGTATCGATCCGGAACAGATGCCCGCCGATATGCGCGAGCGTTATCAACGGCCGGGCGTGGCCGACAAAGCACAGAAGACATTTGAGCGTCTCCAGCAGCTGGACGACGACATGATCCACATGCCGTTCTTCAACATCGTCGCGGAAAGGGACTGA